One Panthera leo isolate Ple1 chromosome B1, P.leo_Ple1_pat1.1, whole genome shotgun sequence DNA window includes the following coding sequences:
- the LOC122217666 gene encoding serine protease 52-like isoform X3 has product MTGWRDGRAVLLLLVNLLLPWAHSSPAWTCGQRTSTKPEKSEILEITGGVSADIIDFPWQVRILYQGRHLCGGSILSEWWILTAAHCFINRNNFEIKSGLEIIHGERNIDTKNLTRMKVDKSIIHPYFDSWFLDNDIALLLLKSPFKLGVKEVPICLSEVNDIQKWRNCWVTGWGITIPMQDMTSQLQKVNIKLVKWETCSHKVPILTRNMLCAGSPQGGKDACQLIPEIYRFGLQKDPVTSIPTTWSRASVNTALSSQRSCATML; this is encoded by the exons gGACATGTGGCCAAAGAACAAGTACCAAACCTGAGAAGTCAGAAATTTTGGAAATCACAGGTGGCGTATCTGCAGACATAATAGATTTTCCATGGCAGGTGAGGATTCTTTACCAAGGGAGACATCTTTGTGGAGGATCAATCCTCAGTGAGTGGTGGATTTTAACCGCAGCCCATTGCTTCATAAACAGAAATAA ttttgagataaaATCTGGCTTGGAGATTATACATGGTGAAAGAAACATTGATACCAAGAACTTGACAAGGATGAAAGTGGACAAGTCAATTATTCACCCTTATTTTGACAGCTGGTTCTTGGATAATGACATTGCTTTGCTCTTACTCAAATCTCCATTTAAATTGGGTGTCAAGGAAGTACCCATCTGCCTGTCAGAGGTTAATGACAtacagaaatggagaaactgCTGGGTGACTGGATGGGGCATTACCA TTCCTATGCAAGATATGACTTCACAGCTGCAAAAAGTCAACATCAAGCTGGTCAAATGGGAAACATGCTCCCATAAGGTGCCTATACTCACCAGGAACATGCTGTGTGCTGGGAGCCCTCAAGGTGGGAAGGACGCCTGCCAG CTAATCCCTGAGATCTACAGATTTGGTCTTCAGAAAGATCCTGTCACCTCCATACCTACCACCTGGTCCAGAGCCTCAGTAAATACTGCTTTGAGCTCTCAGAGATCATGTGCAACAATGCTATGA
- the LOC122217666 gene encoding serine protease 52-like isoform X2 → MTGWRDGRAVLLLLVNLLLPWAHSSPAWTCGQRTSTKPEKSEILEITGGVSADIIDFPWQVRILYQGRHLCGGSILSEWWILTAAHCFINRNNFEIKSGLEIIHGERNIDTKNLTRMKVDKSIIHPYFDSWFLDNDIALLLLKSPFKLGVKEVPICLSEVNDIQKWRNCWVTGWGITIPMQDMTSQLQKVNIKLVKWETCSHKVPILTRNMLCAGSPQGGKDACQGDSGSPLVCQKNNHQSIWYQLGIVSWGVGCGRKKLPGVYTKVSNYLSWIDTETAMSGKPYVHEPDSGYSLLLSPWAILLLYFVILLLPRD, encoded by the exons gGACATGTGGCCAAAGAACAAGTACCAAACCTGAGAAGTCAGAAATTTTGGAAATCACAGGTGGCGTATCTGCAGACATAATAGATTTTCCATGGCAGGTGAGGATTCTTTACCAAGGGAGACATCTTTGTGGAGGATCAATCCTCAGTGAGTGGTGGATTTTAACCGCAGCCCATTGCTTCATAAACAGAAATAA ttttgagataaaATCTGGCTTGGAGATTATACATGGTGAAAGAAACATTGATACCAAGAACTTGACAAGGATGAAAGTGGACAAGTCAATTATTCACCCTTATTTTGACAGCTGGTTCTTGGATAATGACATTGCTTTGCTCTTACTCAAATCTCCATTTAAATTGGGTGTCAAGGAAGTACCCATCTGCCTGTCAGAGGTTAATGACAtacagaaatggagaaactgCTGGGTGACTGGATGGGGCATTACCA TTCCTATGCAAGATATGACTTCACAGCTGCAAAAAGTCAACATCAAGCTGGTCAAATGGGAAACATGCTCCCATAAGGTGCCTATACTCACCAGGAACATGCTGTGTGCTGGGAGCCCTCAAGGTGGGAAGGACGCCTGCCAG GGTGACAGTGGGAGTCCTCTGGTTTGCCAGAAAAACAACCACCAAAGCATATGGTACCAACTAGGCATTGTCAGCTGGGGAGTGGGCTGTGGCAGGAAGAAACTGCCTGGAGTGTACACGAAGGTGTCTAATTATCTGTCATGGATTGACACAGAGACCGCGATGTCAGGAAAGCCCTATGTGCATGAGCCAGACTCCGGGTACAGTTTGCTTCTCTCACCTTGGGCCATCTTGTTACTGTATTTTGTGATACTTCTACTACCCCGTGATTAA